The Heliangelus exortis chromosome 10, bHelExo1.hap1, whole genome shotgun sequence genome includes a window with the following:
- the ZNF638 gene encoding zinc finger protein 638 isoform X3, whose product MPKLFDFLSVFVLFLESFAPLVNSLNLGIASPFLLGPPPLQLAQIKTQLALQQLTSLATSSSAPPNAWFNQALLKSTMFSPRGTLPQRPRGPNPSGTKPPGSFPGGGAGGLQRKPASGTPQGAPPRFSGQDSFQWTGSQRINVRVTLHRADPRQVKEKTNLHQEQKGEPRPSCWDANPRPAVTSGQKPPAPARGSEQNPPSQNRYTPESASSILASFGLSNEDLEELSRYPDEQLTPENMPLILREIRMRKMGHSSARAQAPGRAEEALGGGASGAGVKSKVIDYGHASKYGYTEDPLEVHGYSPKVLPAEPLEPRVYNPEAPGGEKREDFQREQNVSIAVPSSGVSQCNPVFPVEELIKPTGFQSDSSSTPPFFPAEAPGKVSGLCVAPAGLTVVTSIAQPAVPPVMPPPMVPPVSQPAVLPVMPPPMVPPVSQPAVPPVMPPMMPPVSQPAMPPVMPPVLPPVSQPAVPPVMPPMMPPMITPLAPMLAPVMLTFVQQSMTQHVMPPITQPPFTPELLVSVSQHERLQQEAGSSQPTPPSAPGTGQKPFQPKAEGPIKSPFGIVKASWLPAFLQPDSQKTKRLPTPSMMNDYYATSPRIFPHMCSLCNIECTHMKDWILHQNTSSHIESCRQLRQQYPDWNPETHSSKRNAADRKENQTPKRRSSSASPSPRRSRFSSYGPRRSRSRSRSPGRFRPRPRSRSPRPVRRLSLRHRSRSPQRSRNPLRTNPRPQRSSSHDWSSRRPSRSQDRKSALEAVVKSLGPGFVAEFNKHRSLQAAGQGSSGSGRSSPSHGSSGKKPGSTKKPLKTSGSVKASKKEGSGSSSPETDDSSQNKEAEENEEDPTGTSGPRPAPYNRLLRRELLSCGTVLQISDLPDDGFSDQDIKKIVQPFGKVSDFLVLRSKNMALLEMNYKEAVIAAVKYGKTTPVLINGKRVKISVAEKPKPAPAQAKVSIKKKTPTIKKVAPSTKKDKKTTTTKTTKSITGKKEKIKKLTKTGVSKVKKTSDTAAAKSVDAELQISTETEMEMEETKVSDPKSVAEGDSAPEPGKTEEAEPQGVTSPTPLPEKLAEVPEAAACGVDECKEPFTEPEAPVATLKSEEPPEPANQEPDDVCVVVVSNLPEKGYSVEEVSNLAKPFGGPRDVLILSSHKKAYMEINRKSADSMVKFYTCFPMSVDGNQLCISLLPQYQTIKDEEAIFTAIIKDSDPQVNTETLHNQFVHLGNLPADGYRELEVLCVGLRFGKVDHYVVLKNKNKAILQLDSPKSAHSMYTFLKQYPYTMGEHTLTCGLSPHGEAAEAEPVEKEVKQEEPGQGSSGLKKYPEGSGVVQRAAANPPVEPSVAQRGPVPISHVKDEMSAEQTEPSEPQLERVGRESPAETAVEKVDPGAGAAVVSIQGTPPRALPGKSEAILPPPASGEGEEALKDPELLEPAAVAASEKEIKEEEEEEEEVSAPAVEAAQEVSAVGKAEEEPSDCAVKPAAGEPTGAVPEPLSPAAAAASGKVVSPIVTPVSKLEAPEHHPVPEAVKTTHETPAAQIAEKKPVLTAGAALEKKLDGAGAEPEVKPEESPTHKAGRAAEEDPEKLLVKSGAEAEKKLENTVAKVGVATENTTSAGSESSEGGAISTHQTKGTGAAKPDEPQQAVTFSSSFSVKDYSSLSKTFLKAVVSLQDISKTRFPLRRNEPSPCKGGEQKAPAKPESQGQAVEKKVAPKEEDPPQPGGSQANPGDGVGKCKVSRSSVVGGKGGNGRNSSLQEKDSRVETRASSKLSQEAESRSCSMKTETSSNKASVGGNAKTSKSGISSSAKQKEEEELFPFNLDEFVTVDEVVEEMESPVKTRRNPPRGKRKEGAKPNPSSEPGSKRRKGKSPGAARLAESQLSFVTLDEVGEGEEVTAQLMAVANLEALSDPQGLVVVDEVMEEEELLAEAVKDPQSLVTLDELSEQEELRPPRGLPGCVFEEADLKAEPLVTVDEIGEVEELPLNEPTELSLEEVLKQKEDEKVGAEDAGDGGSSQVPDDPSALVTVDEIQEDNEENPLLTLDEVNEDEDDFLADFNRLKEELNFVTVDEVGEEDEEEENTCPEKNLNEDEGTEDVVAIAGPEEEDIGGVAGPEEEDIVAVAGPEEMEILGETGPEEDIIATSKSKVAQLGSGDKDPESKRKKTSPSDAAKPLSTPKDLDYLVPKAGFFCQICSLFYADETSVKNHCKTPLHQQNMEKFMAQQEAEEKEGEERSSR is encoded by the exons ATGCCAAAACTGTTTGATTTTTTGTCAGT CTTTGTGTTATTCTTGGAAAGTTTCGCACCACTTGTGAATTCCTTGAACCTTGGCATTGCGAGCCCATTTCTGTTGGGCCCTCCTCCTTTACAGCTTGCACAAATTAAGACCCAGTTGGCTCTTCAGCAGTTGACCTCCCTTGCCACCAGCAGTTCCGCACCTCCTAATGCTTGGTTCAACCAGGCATTGCTGAAAAGCACCATGTTTAGCCCCAGAGGAACTTTACCTCAGAGGCCGAGAGGACCTAATCCGTCGGGCACAAAGCCTCCGGGATCCTTTCCGGGAGGAGGTGCGGGAGGTCTCCAGAGAAAACCCGCCTCTGGAACGCCTCAAGGAGCACCGCCGCGATTTTCGGGACAGGACAGCTTTCAGTGGACGGGTTCGCAGAGGATAAACGTGCGGGTAACTCTGCACAGGGCCGACCCCAGGCAGGTAAAGGAGAAGACAAACCTCCACCAGGAGCAGAAGGGAGAGCCTCGCCCCAGCTGCTGGGACGCAAACCCCCGCCCGGCCGTGACGAGCGGGCAGAAGCCACCGGCGCCGGCACGGGGCTCGGAGCAGAACCCCCCCTCCCAGAACCGCTACACGCCGGAGAGCGCCTCCAGCATCCTCGCCAGTTTTGGGCTGTCCAATGAGGACCTGGAGGAGCTGAGTCGCTACCCAGACGAACAGTTAACACCCGAGAACATGCCCCTCATCCTGAGGGAAATCCGGATGCGGAAGATGGGCCACTCCTCGGCTCGCGCGCAGGCTCCCGGCCGGGCGGAGGAGGCGCTGGGCGGCGGGGCGAGTGGCGCAGGGGTCAAGAGCAAAGTGATCGATTACGGGCACGCCAGCAAGTATGGCTACACTGAGGATCCCCTGGAAGTGCACGGGTACAGCCCCAaggtgctgcctgcagagcctcTGGAACCACGCGTCTACAATCCCGAGGCCCCCGGcggggagaagagggaagacTTCCAACGGGAGCAGAACGTGTCCATCGCCGTCCCGTCCTCCGGCGTCTCCCAGTGTAACCCGGTGTTCCCAGTTGAAGAGCTAATAAAGCCCACGGGGTTCCAGAGCGATTCCTCAAGTACTCCGCCCTTTTTTCCGGCTGAGGCCCCGGGGAAGGTGTCCGGGTTGTGCGTGGCCCCCGCCGGACTCACCGTGGTCACCTCCATCGCCCAGCCCGCGGTCCCGCCGGTGATGCCACCCCCGATGGTGCCCCCGGTCTCCCAGCCCGCAGTGCTGCCGGTGATGCCCCCCCCGATGGTGCCCCCGGTCTCCCAGCCCGCGGTCCCGCCGGTCATGCCACCCATGATGCCACCCGTGTCCCAGCCTGCCATGCCACCCGTGATGCCACCCGTGTTGCCTCCCGTGTCCCAGCCTGCGGTCCCGCCCGTCATGCCGCCGATGATGCCGCCGATGATCACCCCCTTGGCACCCATGCTGGCACCTGTCATGCTGACTTTTGTCCAGCAGTCGATGACCCAGCACGTGATGCCGCCGATAACCCAGCCGCCTTTCACACCTGAACTCCTGGTGAGCGTGAGCCAGCACGAAAGGCtccagcaggaggctgggagcagccagccCACCCCCCCCAGCGCCCCGGGCACAGGACAGAAGCCCTTCCAGCCAAAGGCTGAGGGGCCCATTAAGTCTCCTTTTGGGATTGTGAAAGCGTCGTGgcttcctgccttcctccagCCTGATTCCCAGAAGACAAAAAGATTGCCCACTCCCTCAATGATGAATGACTACTATGCCACATCTCCAAGAATATTCCCACATATGTGTTCTCTGTGTAACATTGAATGCACTCATATGAAG GACTGGATTCTGCACCAGAACACCTCCTCTCACATTGAAAGCTGCCGCCAGCTACGGCAACA GTACCCTGACTGGAACCCTGAGACTCATTCCTCCAAGAG aAATGCTGCAGACAGGAAGGAAAACCAGACCCCCAAGCGCcgctccagctctgccagccccagccccaggagatCCAGGTTCTCCAGCTACGGCCCCCGGCGCTCACGTTCCAGGTCCAGGAGCCCTGGGAGGTTCCGACCCAGGCCCAGGAGCAGGAGCCCGCGGCCCGTGCGACGCCTCAGCCTCAGGCACAGGTCCAGGTCACCCCAGAGATCCAGAAACCCCCTGAGAACCAACCCCAGACCTCAGAGGTCTTCCAGTCACGACTGGTCATCCAGGAGGCCGTCCCGATCCCAAG ACAGAAAGTCAGCTCTGGAGGCAGTAGTGAAGAGTCTGGGGCCTGGCTTTGTGGCAGAGTTCAACAAACACAgatccctgcaggcagctgggcagggctcCTCGGGCTCAGGGAGATCCTCACCCTCCCACGGATCCTCAGGGAAGAAGCCTGGGAGCACCAAGAAGCCCTTGAAAACAAGTGGTTCTGTCAAGGCTTCCAAGAAAGAGGGGTCAGGTTCTTCATCTCCTGAAACTGATGATTCATCCCAAaataaagaagcagaagagaatgAAGAAGACCCCACAGGAACCAGTGGGCCTCGTCCTGCTCCTTACAATAGG CTGTTGAGAAGGGAACTGCTCTCCTGTGGGACAGTGCTTCAGATATCTGACCTACCAGATGATGGCTTTTCAGatcaagatattaaaaagattGTTCAGCCATTTGGCAAAGTTAGTGATTTCCTTGTGCTGCGCTCCAAAAACATG GCCCTCTTGGAGATGAACTACAAAGAAGCTGTGATAGCAGCTGTGAAATATGGGAAAACAACACCAGTGCTGATCAATGGCAAACGGGTGAAAATCAGTGTGGCAGAGAAACCAAagccagctcctgcccag GCCAAAGTGAGCATCAAAAAAAAGACTCCGACTATTAAAAAAGTTGCACCAAGTACAAA aaaagacaagaaaaccaccaccaccaagaCAACCAAATCCATTACAG gtaaaaaagaaaagattaagaAATTGACCAAGACAGGAGTTAGTAAAGTCAAGAAAACTTCAGATACTGCAG caGCAAAATCTGTAGATGCAGAACTTCAGATCTCAACAGAAACTGAGATGGAAATGGAGGAAACCAAGGTGTCAGACCCAAAGAGTGTGGCAGAAGGGGACAGTGCTCCTGAGCCTGGGAAGACAGAGGaggctgagccccagggtgtgaCCAGTCCCACACCTCTGCCAG agaaacttGCAGAGGTGCCTGAGGCTGCAGCGTGTGGTGTGGATGAGTGTAAAGAACCTTTCACTGAGCCAG aagcTCCAGTAGCAACTCTGAAGAGTGAAGAGCCCCCAGAACCAGCAAACCAG GAACCTGATGATGTGTGTGTGGTTGTTGTTTCCAACTTGCCTGAGAAGGGATACTCTGTGGAGGAGGTTTCCAACCTAGCAAAGCCATTTGGAGGCCCAAGGGATGTGCTGATTTTATCATCTCATAAAAAG gcatatatggaaataaatagaaaatctgCAGATTCCATGGTTAAATTTTACACCTGCTTTCCAATGTCAGTGGATGGAAACCAGCTCTGCATCAGCCTGCTGCCCCAGTATCAGACAATAAAAGATGAA GAAGCAATATTTACTGCTATAATTAAAGATTCTGACCCTCAG GTCAATACTGAAACTCTACATAACCAGTTTGTGCACCTTGGGAACTTGCCAGCTGATGGGTACAGAGAGCTGGAAGTGCTTTGTGTGGGGCTGCGTTTTGGGAAAGTGGATCATTATGTTGTCCTGAAGAATAAAAACAAG GCCATTCTGCAGCTGGACAGCCCCAAGTCTGCCCACTCCATGTACACCTTCCTGAAGCAATATCCCTACACCATGGGGGAGCACACCTTGACCTGTGGCTTGTCACCCCATGGAGAGGCTGCTGAG GCAGAACCTGTGGAAAAAGAAGTGAAGCAGGAGGAGCCAGGCCAAGGAAG cTCTGGCTTGAAAAAATATCCAGAGGGATCAGGAGTGGTGCAAAGAGCAGCTGCTAATCCTCCCGTAGAGCCCAGTGTGGCACAGAGAGGACCCGTTCCCATCTCTCATGTCAAGGATGAGATGTCAGCAGAGCAGACAGAGCCCTCTGAGCCCCAGCTGGAGAGAGTGGGAAGGGAGTCCCCTGCAGAGACAGCTGTGGAGAAGGTGGaccctggagcaggagctgctgtggtgTCCATCCAAGGCACCCCCCCCAGAGCCCTCCCGGGGAAGTCAGAAGCCATCCTGCCACCGCCTGCCAGcggggagggagaagaggcacTCAAggacccagagctgctggaacctgctgctgtggctgcatcAGAGAAGGAGAtcaaagaggaagaggaggaggaggaggaggtctctgctcctgctgttgAAGCAGCACAAGAGGTGTCTGCAGTGGGCAAGGCTGAAGAGGAGCCCTCAGACTGCGCCGTGAAGCCGGCAGCGGGGGAGCCAACAGGGGCTGTCCCTGAacccctgtcccctgctgctgctgcagcctcagggaAGGTGGTGTCACCCATTGTCACACCAGTGAGCAAGTTGGAGGCTCCTGAACATCATCCTGTTCCTGAAGCTGTGAAAACCACACACGAAACGCCTGCGGCTCAGATAGCAGAGAAGAAACCCGTGCTGACAGCTGGGGCAGCCTTGGAGAAGAAACtggatggagctggagcagagccagaggtGAAACCAGAAGAGTCTCCTACACACAAagctggaagagctgcagaggaggaCCCTGAAAAGCTTTTGGTCAAGAGtggggcagaggcagagaagaaaCTTGAAAATACTGTGGCCAAGGTTGGAGTTGCCACAGAAAACACCACGAGTGCTGGCAGCGAGAGCAGCGAGGGAGGTGCCATCAGCACCCATCAGACCAAAGGAACAGGAGCAGCAAAACCTGACGAGCCCCAGCAAGCAGTGACATTCAGCTCCTCTTTCTCTGTCAAGGATTATTCCTCTCTGAGTAAAACGTTTTTAAAGGCTGTGGTTTCTCTTCAGGATATATCAAAGACAAGGTTTCCACTGAGGAGAAATGAACCTTCACCCTGCaaaggaggggagcagaaggctCCTGCCAAGCCTGAGAGCCAAGGCCAAGCAGTGGAGAAGAAGGTGGCACCCAAAGAAGAGGAtcccccccagcctgggggcAGCCAAGCAAACCCTGGAGATGGCGTCGGGAAATGTAAAGTGAGCAGAAGTTCGGTGGTTGGTGGAAAGGGAGGCAATGGGAGGAATTCATCTCTGCAAGAGAAGGACTCCCGAGTGGAAACTAGGGCTAGTTCAAAACTGTCCCAAGAGGCAGAGAGTAGATCCTGCAGCATGAAGACAGAGACCAGCAGCAATAAG GCTTCTGTTGGTGGCAATGCTAAAACTTCAAAAAGTGGCATTAGCAGCAGTGCAAAGCAAAAGGAG GAAGAAGAGCTCTTCCCGTTTAACCTGGATGAATTTGTCACCGTGGATGAGGTGGTGGAGGAAATGGAATCTCCCGTTAAAACCCGGAGGAACCCCCCCAGGGGCAAGAGGAAAGAAGGTGCCAAACCCAACCCCTCCTCTGAGCCCGGCTccaagaggaggaaagggaagagccCCGGGGCAGCACGGCTGGCTGAGAGCCAGCTCTCCTTTGTCACCTTGGATGAAGtcggggagggggaggaggtgacTGCCCAGCTGATGGCAGTGGCTAATTTAGAAGCTCTGAGTGACCCCCAGGGCCTGGTGGTGGTGGATGAAGTGAtggaagaggaagagctgctggcTGAAGCCGTGAAGGATCCCCAGTCCCTGGTGACCCTGGATGAGCTCTCTGAGCAGGAGGAGCTTCGGCCTCCCCGGGGCCTCCCCGGGTGTGTCTTTGAGGAGGCAGATTTGAAAGCTGAGCCCTTGGTAACCGTGGATGAAATCGGGGAGGTGGAAGAGCTGCCCCTGAACGAGCCCACGGAGCTGAGCCTGGAGGAGGTGCTGAAGCAGAAGGAGGATGAGAAGGTGGGTGCTGAGGATGCTGGAGATGGGGGCTCCTCTCAGGTGCCAGATGATCCCAGTGCCTTGGTGACAGTCGATGAGATCCAAGAGGACAATGAGGAGAATCCTCTCCTGACTCTGGATGAAGTcaatgaagatgaagatgattTCCTGGCTGACTTCAATCGCCTGAAGGAGGAGCTGAACTTTGTGACAGTGGATGAAGTtggagaggaggatgaggaagaggaaaacacTTGCCCGGAGAAAAACCTGAATGAGGATGAAGGCACTGAAGATGTTGTTGCCATTGCAGGACCAGAAGAAGAAGACATTGGTGGTGTTGCAGGACCAGAGGAGGAGGACATTGTGGCTGTTGCAGGAccagaagaaatggaaattctGGGAGAAACGGGTCCAGAGGAAGATATTATTGCAACCTCAAAGTCAAAAG TGGCTCAGCTGGGATCAGGAGATAAAGACCCAGAGTCTAAGAGGAAGAAAACGTCTCCTTCAGATGCAGCAAAGCCACTGAGCACCCCAAAAG ATCTGGATTACCTTGTCCCCAAGGCTGGCTTTTTCTGTCAGATCTGCTCACTCTTCTACGCAGATGAGACCTCTGTGAAAAACCACTGCAAGACCCCCCTGCACCAGCAGAACATGGAG AAGTTCATGGCccagcaggaggctgaggagaaggaaggggaagagaggagTTCGAGGTGA